A window from Citrus sinensis cultivar Valencia sweet orange chromosome 5, DVS_A1.0, whole genome shotgun sequence encodes these proteins:
- the LOC107174813 gene encoding disease resistance protein At4g27190-like isoform X1, whose amino-acid sequence MIESSSFANHYHYSHKLSIITFLCRFVKQQAMAEVGLAAFSSIVSEGSKSLFKPIIRQISYVFKHQSYIDGLKDQVKQLGYRRETVQQPVNHARLQGDEIYEGVIDWLNKVDEFISEGVAKSIIDDEDRAKKSCFKGLCPNLISRYQLSKQAAKAAEAAASLVGKGNFSSVSYRPAPKSTEYMPVKDYEDFDSRTKVFQDVLDALKDDSFKIIGVYGMGGVGKTTLVKQVRKQVMEDKLFDKVVMAEVTQTPDHHKIQDKLAFDLGMEFDLNENEFQRASRLCQRLKQEKRLLIILDNIWTKLEFDKVGIPYDREDDRSRRTIILTSRSRDLLCNDMNSQKNFWIDALSKDEALQLFEKIVGDSKKTYDFQPTADEIVEKCGGLPVALRTVASALKNKSLTIWKDALNQLRSSNLREIRGMDAYVYSSIKLSYDFLESDEAKSLFLLCTLFGEGNPVEDASLLRYGMGLGLFKNVHTLEDARNRVDALIDNLKASCLLLDGDTEDEVKMHDIIHDVAVSIATEKLMFNIPNVTDLKEEIENIIQKGAIAISSPYEDIQELPERLECPQLKLFLLLAKGIAPVSMQISDLFFEGTEELKVLSLTRIPFSSLPSSFGRLINLQTLCLDGCGLEDIAIVGQLKKLEILSLRDSEIKQLPLEIGQLTRLLLLDLSNCSSLMVIAPNVISKFSRLEELYMGDSFSQWDKVEGGSNASLAELKGLSKLTTLEIQVRDAQILLQDLVFVELSRYRICIGEVWDIWPVDSETSRLMKLHGLENVSSLLENYGMKMLLKETEDINLYELKGVQNVVHELDDGEGFPRLKHLRVESCSEILHIVGSVGRVHCTVFPLLESLFLSYLNNLETICGSQLTEDQSFSNLRIIGVQSCHKLKHLFSFSMAKNLLRLQKVLLSLCDDLEMIFGPDREKPTTSLGFNEIIADDDTAPKVRLPRLEELRIESMGNLRKIWHHQLPSESFSKLKNLEIYRCHNLMNIFPPLKKS is encoded by the exons ATGATTGAGTCTTCTTCTTTTGCAAATCATTATCATTACTCTCATAAGCTCTCTATAATTACATTCCTCTGCAG ATTTGTTAAGCAGCAGGCAATGGCAGAAGTGGGTCTGGCTGCTTTTTCCAGCATTGTATCAGAAGGTTCAaagtcactgttcaaaccgatTATACGGCAGATATCTTATGTGTTCAAGCACCAGAGCTACATAGATGGCCTGAAAGATCAAGTGAAGCAGCTGGGATATAGAAGAGAAACGGTGCAACAACCTGTTAATCATGCTAGACTACAAGGGGATGAGATTTATGAGGGTGTCATAGACTGGCTAAATAAAGTTGATGAATTCATCAGTGAAGGGGTTGCAAAATCCAtcattgatgatgaagatagaGCTAAGAAGTCCTGCTTCAAAGGGTTGTGCCCCAACTTGATTTCTCGTTACCAGCTTAGTAAACAAGCAGCAAAGGCCGCAGAAGCTGCCGCTAGTCTCGTGGGAAAAGGCAACTTCTCTAGTGTTTCCTACCGTCCTGCTCCAAAGAGTACAGAATATATGCCAGTGAAAGATTACGAGGACTTCGATTCAAGAACGAAAGTATTTCAAGATGTTTTGGATGCGTTGAAGGATGATAGTTTCAAAATAATTGGGGTCTACGGGATGGGCGGCGTGGGTAAAACCACGCTAGTCAAGCAAGTTAGAAAGCAAGTGATGGAAGATAAGTTGTTCGATAAGGTCGTTATGGCTGAGGTAACACAGACACCAGATCATCATAAAATTCAAGACAAACTTGCTTTTGATTTAGGCATGGAATTTGACTTGAATGAGAATGAATTTCAAAGAGCTTCTCGACTGTGTCAAAGGTTGAAGCAAGAGAAGCGGCTCCTCATTATACTGGATAATATTTGGACAAAACTTGAGTTCGATAAAGTTGGAATTCCTTATGATAGAGAGGACGATCGGAGTAGACGCACAATAATATTGACGTCTCGAAGTCGAGATTTATTGTGCAATGATATGAATTCTCAGAAAAATTTCTGGATCGATGCTTTATCCAAAGATGAAGCATTGCAGTTATTTGAGAAGATAGTGGGTGATTCAAAAAAAACATATGATTTTCAACCCACTGCAGATGAGATCGTTGAAAAATGCGGGGGATTGCCTGTTGCACTGAGAACAGTTGCAAGTGCTCTGAAAAATAAGAGTCTTACCATTTGGAAGGATGCATTGAATCAGCTAAGAAGTTCCAATCTAAGAGAAATTCGTGGTATGGATGCATATGTGTATTCTTCCATAAAATTGAGTTACGATTTCTTGGAAAGTGATGAAGCAAAATCTTTGTTCCTTCTTTGTACTCTGTTTGGTGAAGGTAATCCTGTAGAAGATGCTTCCCTGTTGAGATATGGTAtgggtttgggtttgtttAAAAATGTTCACACATTGGAAGATGCAAGGAATAGAGTGGATGCATTGATCGACAATCTCAAAGCTTCATGCTTATTGTTAGATGGCGATACTGAAGATGAAGTTAAAATGCATGACATCATTCATGATGTTGCTGTATCAATTGCCACAGAGAAGCTCATGTTTAATATCCCAAATGTTACTGACTTGAAGGAAGAGATAGAAAATATCATACAGAAAGGTGCAATTGCTATTTCTTCACCTTACGAAGATATTCAAGAGCTTCCCGAAAGGTTGGAATGTCCCCAACtcaagttatttttgttgcttGCAAAGGGCATAGCCCCTGTCTCTATGCAAATTTCCGACCTCTTTTTTGAAGGGACAGAAGAACTCAAagttttaagtcttactagaATTCCTTTCTCTTCATTACCTTCATCATTTGGTCGCCTCATTAACCTTCAAACATTGTGTTTAGATGGTTGCGGACTAGAAGATATAGCAATAGTTGGACAGCTAAAGAAATTAGAGATTCTCAGCCTTCGAGATTCCGAAATTAAGCAGTTGCCCCTTGAGATTGGACAATTGACGAGGTTATTGTTGCTAGATTTGAGCAATTGTAGCAGCCTTATGGTGATAGCACCAAATgtcatatcaaaattttctcgATTGGAAGAACTATATATGGGTGACAGCTTTTCGCAGTGGGATAAGGTTGAAGGAGGAAGTAACGCCAGTCTTGCTGAGTTGAAGGGGTTGTCAAAGCTAACTACTTTGGAGATACAAGTTCGGGATGCCCAAATTCTGCTGCAGGATTTGGTCTTTGTGGAATTGTCAAGATACAGGATATGCATAGGAGAAGTGTGGGACATCTGGCCCGTTGATTCTGAAACATCAAGATTGATGAAGCTCCATGGGCTAGAAAATGTTAGCAGTCTTTTGGAGAATTATGGGATGAAAATGTTGCTGAAGGAAACTGAAGATATCAATCTATACGAACTGAAGGGTGTTCAGAATGTTGTTCATGAATTAGATGATGGGGAAGGTTTTCCACGATTGAAGCATCTTCGTGTAGAAAGTTGTTCTGAGATTTTGCATATTGTCGGTTCAGTTGGACGGGTTCATTGTACAGTCTTTCCCTTGCTGGAGTCATTGTTTCTTAGCTATTTGAACAATTTGGAGACAATATGTGGCAGCCAACTCACAGAAGATCAATCTTTCAGCAACTTAAGGATTATAGGAGTACAATCCTGTCACAAATTGAAGCATCTTTTCTCATTCTCCATGGCAAAAAACCTACTGCGGCTTCAAAAGGTATTACTAAGTCTTTGCGATGATCTGGAAATGATTTTTG gACCCGACAGGGAGAAACCAACAACTTCTTTGGGATTCAACGAAATCATTGCTGATGATGATACTGCTCCAAAG GTACGACTTCCTAGGTTGGAGGAATTACGTATTGAGTCGATGGGTAACTTGAGAAAAATATGGCACCACCAGCTTCCTTCGGAGTCTTTCAGCAAATTGAAGAATTTGGAGATATATAGGTGTCATAAcctaatgaatatttttcctcCATTG aagaaatcaTAG
- the LOC102618778 gene encoding uncharacterized protein LOC102618778, producing the protein MMNKYLLQEIEFPTAGLDSVPGDGEGGIEMTGSMRLIREFCDLFVTPEKVTRTRIFFPEANEIKFARKSVFEGSSFKLDYLTKPSFFEDFGFTENVKMADRVKPEDEMFLVTYPYFNVNEMLVVEELYKEAVFNTARKLIIFNGELDRIRSGYYPSFFYPKLAALSKTLFPVMETIYYIQYFKGRNGGTLFRCYPGSWKVLKKVSNKYICLHQQEVMPSLKEVALDILPSA; encoded by the exons ATGATGAACAAGTATTTGTTACAAGAGATCGAATTCCCAACAGCTGGCCTTGATTCTGTACCAG GTGATGGTGAAGGAGGAATAGAAATGACTGGAAGTATGCGGTTAATACGTGAATTCTGTGACCTGTTTGTGACTCCAGAGAAAGTTACACGAACTAGAATA TTTTTCCCAGAGgcaaatgaaatcaaatttgCAAGAAAATCGGTCTTTGAAGGATCATCATTTAAGTTGGACTATCTAACAAAACCTTCATTCTTTGAGGATTTTGGATTCACTGAGAATGTTAAAATGGCAGACCGTGTGAAGCCGGAAGATGAAATGTTTCTAGTCACCTATCCATATTTTAATGTCAATG AAATGCTTGTCGTTGAAGAGCTTTACAAAGAAGCTGTCTTCAATACTGCCCGGAAACTGATTATATTCAATGGAGAACTTGACCGGATAAGGTCTGGGT ATTATCCATCGTTCTTCTACCCTAAGCTAGCTGCACTATCCAAAACACTTTTTCCTGTGATGGAGACCATATATTACATTCAATATTTTAAGGGTCGCAATGGAGGAACCCTTTTCAG GTGCTACCCAGGTTCCTGGAAGGTCCTCAAGAAAGTgagtaataaatatatatgtttgcaTCAGCAGGAAGTGATGCCTTCCCTTAAGGAGGTTGCTTTGGATATCCTTCCGTCAGCTTGA
- the LOC107174813 gene encoding disease resistance protein At4g27190-like isoform X2: MIESSSFANHYHYSHKLSIITFLCRFVKQQAMAEVGLAAFSSIVSEGSKSLFKPIIRQISYVFKHQSYIDGLKDQVKQLGYRRETVQQPVNHARLQGDEIYEGVIDWLNKVDEFISEGVAKSIIDDEDRAKKSCFKGLCPNLISRYQLSKQAAKAAEAAASLVGKGNFSSVSYRPAPKSTEYMPVKDYEDFDSRTKVFQDVLDALKDDSFKIIGVYGMGGVGKTTLVKQVRKQVMEDKLFDKVVMAEVTQTPDHHKIQDKLAFDLGMEFDLNENEFQRASRLCQRLKQEKRLLIILDNIWTKLEFDKVGIPYDREDDRSRRTIILTSRSRDLLCNDMNSQKNFWIDALSKDEALQLFEKIVGDSKKTYDFQPTADEIVEKCGGLPVALRTVASALKNKSLTIWKDALNQLRSSNLREIRGMDAYVYSSIKLSYDFLESDEAKSLFLLCTLFGEGNPVEDASLLRYGMGLGLFKNVHTLEDARNRVDALIDNLKASCLLLDGDTEDEVKMHDIIHDVAVSIATEKLMFNIPNVTDLKEEIENIIQKGAIAISSPYEDIQELPERLECPQLKLFLLLAKGIAPVSMQISDLFFEGTEELKVLSLTRIPFSSLPSSFGRLINLQTLCLDGCGLEDIAIVGQLKKLEILSLRDSEIKQLPLEIGQLTRLLLLDLSNCSSLMVIAPNVISKFSRLEELYMGDSFSQWDKVEGGSNASLAELKGLSKLTTLEIQVRDAQILLQDLVFVELSRYRICIGEVWDIWPVDSETSRLMKLHGLENVSSLLENYGMKMLLKETEDINLYELKGVQNVVHELDDGEGFPRLKHLRVESCSEILHIVGSVGRVHCTVFPLLESLFLSYLNNLETICGSQLTEDQSFSNLRIIGVQSCHKLKHLFSFSMAKNLLRLQKDPTGRNQQLLWDSTKSLLMMILLQRYDFLGWRNYVLSRWVT; encoded by the exons ATGATTGAGTCTTCTTCTTTTGCAAATCATTATCATTACTCTCATAAGCTCTCTATAATTACATTCCTCTGCAG ATTTGTTAAGCAGCAGGCAATGGCAGAAGTGGGTCTGGCTGCTTTTTCCAGCATTGTATCAGAAGGTTCAaagtcactgttcaaaccgatTATACGGCAGATATCTTATGTGTTCAAGCACCAGAGCTACATAGATGGCCTGAAAGATCAAGTGAAGCAGCTGGGATATAGAAGAGAAACGGTGCAACAACCTGTTAATCATGCTAGACTACAAGGGGATGAGATTTATGAGGGTGTCATAGACTGGCTAAATAAAGTTGATGAATTCATCAGTGAAGGGGTTGCAAAATCCAtcattgatgatgaagatagaGCTAAGAAGTCCTGCTTCAAAGGGTTGTGCCCCAACTTGATTTCTCGTTACCAGCTTAGTAAACAAGCAGCAAAGGCCGCAGAAGCTGCCGCTAGTCTCGTGGGAAAAGGCAACTTCTCTAGTGTTTCCTACCGTCCTGCTCCAAAGAGTACAGAATATATGCCAGTGAAAGATTACGAGGACTTCGATTCAAGAACGAAAGTATTTCAAGATGTTTTGGATGCGTTGAAGGATGATAGTTTCAAAATAATTGGGGTCTACGGGATGGGCGGCGTGGGTAAAACCACGCTAGTCAAGCAAGTTAGAAAGCAAGTGATGGAAGATAAGTTGTTCGATAAGGTCGTTATGGCTGAGGTAACACAGACACCAGATCATCATAAAATTCAAGACAAACTTGCTTTTGATTTAGGCATGGAATTTGACTTGAATGAGAATGAATTTCAAAGAGCTTCTCGACTGTGTCAAAGGTTGAAGCAAGAGAAGCGGCTCCTCATTATACTGGATAATATTTGGACAAAACTTGAGTTCGATAAAGTTGGAATTCCTTATGATAGAGAGGACGATCGGAGTAGACGCACAATAATATTGACGTCTCGAAGTCGAGATTTATTGTGCAATGATATGAATTCTCAGAAAAATTTCTGGATCGATGCTTTATCCAAAGATGAAGCATTGCAGTTATTTGAGAAGATAGTGGGTGATTCAAAAAAAACATATGATTTTCAACCCACTGCAGATGAGATCGTTGAAAAATGCGGGGGATTGCCTGTTGCACTGAGAACAGTTGCAAGTGCTCTGAAAAATAAGAGTCTTACCATTTGGAAGGATGCATTGAATCAGCTAAGAAGTTCCAATCTAAGAGAAATTCGTGGTATGGATGCATATGTGTATTCTTCCATAAAATTGAGTTACGATTTCTTGGAAAGTGATGAAGCAAAATCTTTGTTCCTTCTTTGTACTCTGTTTGGTGAAGGTAATCCTGTAGAAGATGCTTCCCTGTTGAGATATGGTAtgggtttgggtttgtttAAAAATGTTCACACATTGGAAGATGCAAGGAATAGAGTGGATGCATTGATCGACAATCTCAAAGCTTCATGCTTATTGTTAGATGGCGATACTGAAGATGAAGTTAAAATGCATGACATCATTCATGATGTTGCTGTATCAATTGCCACAGAGAAGCTCATGTTTAATATCCCAAATGTTACTGACTTGAAGGAAGAGATAGAAAATATCATACAGAAAGGTGCAATTGCTATTTCTTCACCTTACGAAGATATTCAAGAGCTTCCCGAAAGGTTGGAATGTCCCCAACtcaagttatttttgttgcttGCAAAGGGCATAGCCCCTGTCTCTATGCAAATTTCCGACCTCTTTTTTGAAGGGACAGAAGAACTCAAagttttaagtcttactagaATTCCTTTCTCTTCATTACCTTCATCATTTGGTCGCCTCATTAACCTTCAAACATTGTGTTTAGATGGTTGCGGACTAGAAGATATAGCAATAGTTGGACAGCTAAAGAAATTAGAGATTCTCAGCCTTCGAGATTCCGAAATTAAGCAGTTGCCCCTTGAGATTGGACAATTGACGAGGTTATTGTTGCTAGATTTGAGCAATTGTAGCAGCCTTATGGTGATAGCACCAAATgtcatatcaaaattttctcgATTGGAAGAACTATATATGGGTGACAGCTTTTCGCAGTGGGATAAGGTTGAAGGAGGAAGTAACGCCAGTCTTGCTGAGTTGAAGGGGTTGTCAAAGCTAACTACTTTGGAGATACAAGTTCGGGATGCCCAAATTCTGCTGCAGGATTTGGTCTTTGTGGAATTGTCAAGATACAGGATATGCATAGGAGAAGTGTGGGACATCTGGCCCGTTGATTCTGAAACATCAAGATTGATGAAGCTCCATGGGCTAGAAAATGTTAGCAGTCTTTTGGAGAATTATGGGATGAAAATGTTGCTGAAGGAAACTGAAGATATCAATCTATACGAACTGAAGGGTGTTCAGAATGTTGTTCATGAATTAGATGATGGGGAAGGTTTTCCACGATTGAAGCATCTTCGTGTAGAAAGTTGTTCTGAGATTTTGCATATTGTCGGTTCAGTTGGACGGGTTCATTGTACAGTCTTTCCCTTGCTGGAGTCATTGTTTCTTAGCTATTTGAACAATTTGGAGACAATATGTGGCAGCCAACTCACAGAAGATCAATCTTTCAGCAACTTAAGGATTATAGGAGTACAATCCTGTCACAAATTGAAGCATCTTTTCTCATTCTCCATGGCAAAAAACCTACTGCGGCTTCAAAAG gACCCGACAGGGAGAAACCAACAACTTCTTTGGGATTCAACGAAATCATTGCTGATGATGATACTGCTCCAAAG GTACGACTTCCTAGGTTGGAGGAATTACGTATTGAGTCGATGGGTAACTTGA
- the LOC102628208 gene encoding protein ENHANCED DISEASE RESISTANCE 2-like — MDLVAVDWFKDTKRMDHVARRQGCAAQVASEKGLFSLIFNLQVPGSTHYSMVFYFVTRQLVMGSLLQQFVDGDDEFRNSRLKLIPSVPKGSWIVRQSVGSTPCLLGKAVDCNYIRGPKYLEIDVDIGSSTVANGVLGLVIGVITTLVVDMAFLVQANTTDELPERLIGAVRVSHIELKSAVVPKLEPEIS, encoded by the exons ATGGATCTTGTTGCTGTTGATTGGTTCAAAGACACAAAGAGAATGGACCATGTAGCTAGGCGTCAAGGCTGTGCTGCACAA GTTGCTTCTGAAAAAGGGCTTTTCTCACTGATCTTTAATCTTCAA GTTCCTGGTTCAACACATTATAGtatggtattttattttgtcacaaGGCAATTGGTTATGGGATCACTTTTGCAACAGTTTGTTGATGGCGATGATGAGTTTCGCAATAGTAGGTTGAAACTTATTCCATCTGTTCCTAAG GGGTCATGGATCGTGCGCCAGAGTGTTGGAAGCACCCCTTGCTTATTGGGGAAAGCAGTTGATTGTAACTATATTCGTGGTCCCAAGTACTTAGAA ATTGATGTTGACATCGGTTCTTCTACTGTTGCTAATGGAGTTTTGGGCCTTGTAATTGGTGTAATTACGACATTGGTGGTTGACATGGCTTTCCTTGTACAG GCAAATACTACAGATGAATTACCGGAGCGGCTGATTGGTGCTGTTCGTGTTTCTCATATAGAACTCAAGTCTGCTGTTGTCCCAAAGTTGGAACCAGAGATATCATGA
- the LOC107174813 gene encoding disease resistance protein At4g27190-like isoform X3: MIESSSFANHYHYSHKLSIITFLCRFVKQQAMAEVGLAAFSSIVSEGSKSLFKPIIRQISYVFKHQSYIDGLKDQVKQLGYRRETVQQPVNHARLQGDEIYEGVIDWLNKVDEFISEGVAKSIIDDEDRAKKSCFKGLCPNLISRYQLSKQAAKAAEAAASLVGKGNFSSVSYRPAPKSTEYMPVKDYEDFDSRTKVFQDVLDALKDDSFKIIGVYGMGGVGKTTLVKQVRKQVMEDKLFDKVVMAEVTQTPDHHKIQDKLAFDLGMEFDLNENEFQRASRLCQRLKQEKRLLIILDNIWTKLEFDKVGIPYDREDDRSRRTIILTSRSRDLLCNDMNSQKNFWIDALSKDEALQLFEKIVGDSKKTYDFQPTADEIVEKCGGLPVALRTVASALKNKSLTIWKDALNQLRSSNLREIRGMDAYVYSSIKLSYDFLESDEAKSLFLLCTLFGEGNPVEDASLLRYGMGLGLFKNVHTLEDARNRVDALIDNLKASCLLLDGDTEDEVKMHDIIHDVAVSIATEKLMFNIPNVTDLKEEIENIIQKGAIAISSPYEDIQELPERLECPQLKLFLLLAKGIAPVSMQISDLFFEGTEELKVLSLTRIPFSSLPSSFGRLINLQTLCLDGCGLEDIAIVGQLKKLEILSLRDSEIKQLPLEIGQLTRLLLLDLSNCSSLMVIAPNVISKFSRLEELYMGDSFSQWDKVEGGSNASLAELKGLSKLTTLEIQVRDAQILLQDLVFVELSRYRICIGEVWDIWPVDSETSRLMKLHGLENVSSLLENYGMKMLLKETEDINLYELKGVQNVVHELDDGEGFPRLKHLRVESCSEILHIVGSVGRVHCTVFPLLESLFLSYLNNLETICGSQLTEDQSFSNLRIIGVQSCHKLKHLFSFSMAKNLLRLQKDPTGRNQQLLWDSTKSLLMMILLQRLFFRA; encoded by the exons ATGATTGAGTCTTCTTCTTTTGCAAATCATTATCATTACTCTCATAAGCTCTCTATAATTACATTCCTCTGCAG ATTTGTTAAGCAGCAGGCAATGGCAGAAGTGGGTCTGGCTGCTTTTTCCAGCATTGTATCAGAAGGTTCAaagtcactgttcaaaccgatTATACGGCAGATATCTTATGTGTTCAAGCACCAGAGCTACATAGATGGCCTGAAAGATCAAGTGAAGCAGCTGGGATATAGAAGAGAAACGGTGCAACAACCTGTTAATCATGCTAGACTACAAGGGGATGAGATTTATGAGGGTGTCATAGACTGGCTAAATAAAGTTGATGAATTCATCAGTGAAGGGGTTGCAAAATCCAtcattgatgatgaagatagaGCTAAGAAGTCCTGCTTCAAAGGGTTGTGCCCCAACTTGATTTCTCGTTACCAGCTTAGTAAACAAGCAGCAAAGGCCGCAGAAGCTGCCGCTAGTCTCGTGGGAAAAGGCAACTTCTCTAGTGTTTCCTACCGTCCTGCTCCAAAGAGTACAGAATATATGCCAGTGAAAGATTACGAGGACTTCGATTCAAGAACGAAAGTATTTCAAGATGTTTTGGATGCGTTGAAGGATGATAGTTTCAAAATAATTGGGGTCTACGGGATGGGCGGCGTGGGTAAAACCACGCTAGTCAAGCAAGTTAGAAAGCAAGTGATGGAAGATAAGTTGTTCGATAAGGTCGTTATGGCTGAGGTAACACAGACACCAGATCATCATAAAATTCAAGACAAACTTGCTTTTGATTTAGGCATGGAATTTGACTTGAATGAGAATGAATTTCAAAGAGCTTCTCGACTGTGTCAAAGGTTGAAGCAAGAGAAGCGGCTCCTCATTATACTGGATAATATTTGGACAAAACTTGAGTTCGATAAAGTTGGAATTCCTTATGATAGAGAGGACGATCGGAGTAGACGCACAATAATATTGACGTCTCGAAGTCGAGATTTATTGTGCAATGATATGAATTCTCAGAAAAATTTCTGGATCGATGCTTTATCCAAAGATGAAGCATTGCAGTTATTTGAGAAGATAGTGGGTGATTCAAAAAAAACATATGATTTTCAACCCACTGCAGATGAGATCGTTGAAAAATGCGGGGGATTGCCTGTTGCACTGAGAACAGTTGCAAGTGCTCTGAAAAATAAGAGTCTTACCATTTGGAAGGATGCATTGAATCAGCTAAGAAGTTCCAATCTAAGAGAAATTCGTGGTATGGATGCATATGTGTATTCTTCCATAAAATTGAGTTACGATTTCTTGGAAAGTGATGAAGCAAAATCTTTGTTCCTTCTTTGTACTCTGTTTGGTGAAGGTAATCCTGTAGAAGATGCTTCCCTGTTGAGATATGGTAtgggtttgggtttgtttAAAAATGTTCACACATTGGAAGATGCAAGGAATAGAGTGGATGCATTGATCGACAATCTCAAAGCTTCATGCTTATTGTTAGATGGCGATACTGAAGATGAAGTTAAAATGCATGACATCATTCATGATGTTGCTGTATCAATTGCCACAGAGAAGCTCATGTTTAATATCCCAAATGTTACTGACTTGAAGGAAGAGATAGAAAATATCATACAGAAAGGTGCAATTGCTATTTCTTCACCTTACGAAGATATTCAAGAGCTTCCCGAAAGGTTGGAATGTCCCCAACtcaagttatttttgttgcttGCAAAGGGCATAGCCCCTGTCTCTATGCAAATTTCCGACCTCTTTTTTGAAGGGACAGAAGAACTCAAagttttaagtcttactagaATTCCTTTCTCTTCATTACCTTCATCATTTGGTCGCCTCATTAACCTTCAAACATTGTGTTTAGATGGTTGCGGACTAGAAGATATAGCAATAGTTGGACAGCTAAAGAAATTAGAGATTCTCAGCCTTCGAGATTCCGAAATTAAGCAGTTGCCCCTTGAGATTGGACAATTGACGAGGTTATTGTTGCTAGATTTGAGCAATTGTAGCAGCCTTATGGTGATAGCACCAAATgtcatatcaaaattttctcgATTGGAAGAACTATATATGGGTGACAGCTTTTCGCAGTGGGATAAGGTTGAAGGAGGAAGTAACGCCAGTCTTGCTGAGTTGAAGGGGTTGTCAAAGCTAACTACTTTGGAGATACAAGTTCGGGATGCCCAAATTCTGCTGCAGGATTTGGTCTTTGTGGAATTGTCAAGATACAGGATATGCATAGGAGAAGTGTGGGACATCTGGCCCGTTGATTCTGAAACATCAAGATTGATGAAGCTCCATGGGCTAGAAAATGTTAGCAGTCTTTTGGAGAATTATGGGATGAAAATGTTGCTGAAGGAAACTGAAGATATCAATCTATACGAACTGAAGGGTGTTCAGAATGTTGTTCATGAATTAGATGATGGGGAAGGTTTTCCACGATTGAAGCATCTTCGTGTAGAAAGTTGTTCTGAGATTTTGCATATTGTCGGTTCAGTTGGACGGGTTCATTGTACAGTCTTTCCCTTGCTGGAGTCATTGTTTCTTAGCTATTTGAACAATTTGGAGACAATATGTGGCAGCCAACTCACAGAAGATCAATCTTTCAGCAACTTAAGGATTATAGGAGTACAATCCTGTCACAAATTGAAGCATCTTTTCTCATTCTCCATGGCAAAAAACCTACTGCGGCTTCAAAAG gACCCGACAGGGAGAAACCAACAACTTCTTTGGGATTCAACGAAATCATTGCTGATGATGATACTGCTCCAAAG GTTATTCTTCCGAGCTTAG